One Desulfobulbus propionicus DSM 2032 DNA segment encodes these proteins:
- a CDS encoding YhdH/YhfP family quinone oxidoreductase — MEALTFYALVASEREDHSVHCAVRQRSISDLPPGDVLVRVHYSSLNYKDALSASGNRGVTKSYPHTPGIDAAGIVVQSTDSRWQQGDEVICTGYDLGMNTDGGFGQYIRIPGEWLVRKPSSLTLLESMQLGTAGFTAALSVLGLETNGIAPSKGPILVTGATGGVGTITIILLRKLGYQIVALTGKPDVDDFLLDLGVSTILPRDELLQGKARQLLPARWAGVVDTVGGDILATAIKGTGFDGVVTSCGNAASGELALNVYPFILRGVHLLGIYSANCPRDKRLRVWNKLAAEWKPTELSRICRMIQLHDLEREIGAMLAGNSKGRCVVDLGEEP, encoded by the coding sequence ATGGAAGCACTCACATTCTATGCCCTCGTCGCAAGCGAAAGGGAAGACCACTCCGTTCATTGCGCAGTCAGACAACGATCAATCAGCGACCTTCCGCCTGGGGATGTGCTGGTCCGGGTCCACTATTCCTCGCTCAACTATAAGGATGCGCTCTCAGCCAGCGGCAACCGTGGGGTCACCAAATCCTACCCGCATACGCCTGGGATCGATGCCGCCGGAATTGTCGTCCAGTCCACCGATTCCCGGTGGCAGCAAGGAGATGAGGTGATCTGTACCGGGTATGATTTGGGGATGAATACCGATGGCGGCTTTGGTCAATATATCCGAATACCCGGCGAGTGGCTGGTTCGCAAACCGTCCTCCCTGACCCTGCTCGAATCGATGCAGTTGGGGACAGCAGGGTTTACCGCCGCCTTGAGCGTTCTCGGGCTTGAAACCAATGGCATTGCCCCGAGCAAAGGTCCAATCCTTGTCACCGGAGCAACCGGAGGTGTGGGGACGATAACGATCATCCTGCTGCGAAAGCTTGGTTATCAGATCGTGGCCTTAACCGGAAAACCGGATGTCGATGATTTTCTCCTTGATCTTGGCGTCAGTACCATTCTTCCCCGAGACGAATTGTTGCAGGGCAAGGCTCGGCAACTTTTGCCCGCACGCTGGGCTGGCGTGGTTGACACCGTCGGTGGGGATATTCTCGCTACGGCGATCAAGGGGACCGGATTTGACGGGGTGGTCACCAGTTGCGGTAACGCCGCATCCGGTGAGCTCGCACTGAACGTGTATCCCTTTATTCTGCGCGGTGTCCACTTGCTGGGAATCTATTCAGCCAATTGTCCCCGGGACAAACGGCTCCGCGTCTGGAACAAATTGGCGGCAGAATGGAAGCCCACTGAACTGAGCCGTATATGCCGGATGATTCAACTGCATGACTTGGAACGAGAAATCGGCGCGATGCTTGCCGGTAACAGCAAGGGACGTTGTGTCGTCGATTTGGGGGAAGAACCATGA
- a CDS encoding KpsF/GutQ family sugar-phosphate isomerase, whose amino-acid sequence MSVALAKEVLTIESEGLLAVRDNLGEEFERAVDIIMACPSRLVVTGIGKSGLIGQKIAATLNSTGTRSFFLHPVEAMHGDLGMVAATDVVLAISYSGETSELNRLLSSLKERQTQIIAICGKLDSNLARHALVTLNVSIPREACSLGLAPTTSTTATLAMGDALAVALLNRKQFGAEDFRRNHPGGSLGARLKVAIREVMLTGERVPSVTTEASLAMAVAELNEKNLGAVFVTDDQGVLRGIVTDGDIRRLLSAGKSLENTSLAAGMTHDPVAIASDLMAADALSIMQQHEITVLAVVTQERRLAGILHLHNLLGKGEFRFLI is encoded by the coding sequence ATGAGTGTTGCCTTGGCAAAAGAAGTGTTGACCATAGAATCGGAAGGACTTCTCGCAGTCCGAGATAATTTGGGCGAGGAATTTGAGCGGGCAGTGGATATTATCATGGCTTGCCCCAGCCGATTGGTGGTTACCGGGATCGGTAAATCCGGGTTGATCGGACAAAAGATTGCCGCCACCCTCAATTCGACCGGCACCCGGTCTTTTTTCCTGCACCCAGTCGAGGCCATGCACGGTGATCTGGGTATGGTCGCGGCGACTGATGTGGTTCTGGCCATTTCCTATTCAGGCGAGACCTCGGAACTCAACCGGCTGTTGAGCAGCCTGAAAGAACGCCAGACACAAATCATCGCCATCTGCGGAAAACTGGATTCCAATTTGGCTCGACATGCGCTTGTCACCCTGAATGTATCCATTCCACGGGAAGCATGTTCATTGGGACTGGCCCCCACCACCTCCACCACGGCGACCCTGGCCATGGGCGATGCGCTTGCCGTAGCTTTGCTGAATCGCAAACAATTCGGTGCCGAGGATTTCCGGCGGAACCATCCTGGCGGCAGCCTGGGGGCGCGACTGAAGGTCGCCATTCGTGAAGTCATGCTCACCGGGGAAAGAGTCCCGTCAGTGACAACCGAGGCATCCTTGGCCATGGCGGTAGCGGAACTGAATGAGAAAAACCTTGGCGCCGTGTTTGTCACCGATGATCAAGGGGTACTGCGGGGCATTGTAACCGATGGCGATATCAGAAGGCTGTTGTCCGCGGGAAAAAGCCTAGAGAACACATCGCTTGCTGCGGGAATGACCCACGATCCGGTGGCCATCGCCAGCGATCTGATGGCCGCCGATGCGCTCAGCATCATGCAGCAACATGAAATTACTGTCCTCGCCGTGGTGACCCAAGAGAGACGGCTTGCCGGAATCCTGCACCTGCACAATCTTCTCGGCAAGGGCGAATTCAGGTTCCTTATTTAA
- a CDS encoding ubiquitin-conjugating enzyme E2 has translation MAMGSQQLAEDYTQLKDLLELYPNIAILKADGQPPDNYEIEYSLRGFVKDADNNIVIGQKHRIHISLPFGYPHFAPIAKPLTPLFHPDFDPAAIRIADQWQHNPSLPELVLHLGEMISGNIFHLDDPFNQEAAEWYRSHQDQLPLDSVSVADIQETEVELDSLVDDTFASLGLESDDFLAPEQPVTAAEIAHVRELVAQNNIFTANKLLADMPPHAEFPDREEIQQNIGKVLRKTDQLYKLAEQLEDVGKYDEALEVVDNLLAIAADAPGAETIRTRIQQTYQLAQSVGMSPKLREAGERREPPEATVSLPAKARARIPAWGGSIPFKPILLAVLLITLGIGAVLLYFKDQNIISQSQASLLKGQLQIEKKQFDGALETLEAARSRLGGLSILRFRKGALENKITALMTSSELQEGLKGRVFFQGEYVSADMAAAQQQLIVLTDQAQALASQNKIGEAIALYRQALTFATEHKLIKQQSAIQDVLQSLELQHALAVAERAEQEKNWNQAAEAYRKALTLSANSTTLGTASDITHRMTAATFRHELDQSKKAFTQSQWQETIRFLEQAQQSITANPNVVTEKERQDLHQLLVNARLYLMLSTAREAYQAKNWEQAIAEYQNALNLLTSEPDSAGSMHGESVGKIEKTLLLVQIAQIQDQVLIAEGKGDGAGVLNHSREIQRLIRSSKYAEDPAVKNVLRKVNERMNKQQERIGQSEKIAWLEEHFEEIFRNNYPTFRGSQLSQPKAVFLKKIGSKSVYTLTCVERSQGSASKIELNYMFDASTGKWSVYGGQ, from the coding sequence ATGGCCATGGGCTCACAGCAGCTTGCGGAAGATTACACGCAGCTCAAAGACCTTCTTGAACTCTACCCCAATATTGCAATTCTCAAGGCTGACGGCCAACCGCCGGACAACTATGAGATTGAATATTCGCTACGTGGCTTTGTCAAGGATGCCGATAATAACATCGTCATCGGCCAGAAGCATCGCATCCATATCAGTCTGCCCTTTGGCTATCCCCATTTCGCGCCCATCGCCAAGCCCCTGACCCCATTGTTTCACCCGGATTTCGATCCCGCAGCCATCCGCATAGCCGACCAATGGCAACACAATCCCTCCCTGCCTGAGTTAGTACTCCATCTTGGCGAGATGATCAGCGGCAACATCTTCCATCTCGACGATCCGTTCAATCAGGAAGCCGCGGAGTGGTATCGGTCGCATCAGGATCAGCTGCCGCTTGATTCGGTGAGCGTGGCCGATATTCAAGAAACGGAGGTGGAACTGGACTCGTTGGTCGATGATACCTTTGCTTCGCTGGGCTTGGAGAGTGATGATTTTCTTGCCCCCGAACAACCGGTGACGGCAGCGGAAATCGCACACGTCCGAGAGCTGGTGGCGCAGAACAACATCTTCACCGCCAACAAGCTGCTCGCCGACATGCCGCCGCATGCCGAATTTCCCGACAGGGAAGAGATACAGCAAAACATCGGCAAGGTGCTGCGGAAAACGGATCAGCTCTATAAGCTTGCCGAACAGCTCGAGGATGTGGGCAAATACGACGAGGCCCTTGAGGTGGTGGATAACCTGCTGGCCATCGCCGCCGATGCTCCAGGAGCCGAGACCATTCGCACCCGGATTCAGCAAACGTATCAGCTCGCCCAATCAGTTGGAATGTCGCCCAAGCTTCGAGAGGCGGGTGAACGGCGCGAGCCCCCGGAGGCCACGGTTTCCCTGCCCGCGAAAGCCCGTGCTCGCATTCCGGCCTGGGGCGGGTCCATTCCCTTCAAGCCGATTTTGCTCGCCGTGCTGCTCATCACGCTGGGCATCGGGGCTGTGTTGCTCTATTTTAAGGATCAGAACATCATCAGCCAAAGTCAGGCCAGTTTGCTCAAAGGCCAGCTGCAGATCGAGAAAAAACAGTTTGACGGCGCGCTTGAAACATTGGAGGCGGCAAGATCGCGACTGGGCGGGCTTTCCATCCTCCGGTTTCGTAAGGGAGCCCTGGAAAACAAGATCACTGCCCTGATGACCTCGAGCGAATTGCAGGAGGGATTGAAGGGACGTGTTTTTTTTCAGGGAGAATATGTCTCGGCCGATATGGCTGCCGCGCAGCAGCAATTGATTGTCCTGACCGACCAGGCACAGGCCTTGGCCAGTCAGAATAAGATCGGAGAGGCTATTGCCTTGTATCGTCAGGCATTGACGTTCGCCACCGAACACAAACTGATCAAACAACAATCAGCCATCCAGGACGTACTGCAATCACTGGAATTGCAGCACGCACTTGCCGTGGCCGAGCGGGCCGAACAGGAAAAGAATTGGAACCAGGCCGCCGAGGCGTACAGGAAGGCGCTGACCCTGTCCGCAAACAGTACAACATTGGGGACGGCAAGCGATATCACCCATCGAATGACCGCCGCTACCTTCCGTCATGAGCTGGATCAGTCCAAAAAAGCCTTCACCCAATCGCAGTGGCAAGAGACCATCAGGTTTCTCGAGCAAGCCCAGCAGTCCATCACGGCCAACCCTAATGTGGTGACCGAAAAAGAACGGCAAGACCTGCACCAGCTTCTGGTCAACGCGCGACTGTATCTGATGTTGTCCACGGCACGCGAGGCCTATCAGGCCAAGAATTGGGAGCAGGCCATCGCCGAATATCAGAATGCGTTGAACCTGTTGACCAGCGAGCCTGACAGCGCGGGCAGCATGCACGGGGAATCGGTCGGCAAGATTGAGAAGACCCTGCTCCTCGTGCAAATCGCCCAGATTCAGGATCAAGTATTGATCGCTGAAGGCAAGGGAGACGGAGCGGGTGTGTTGAACCACAGCCGGGAGATTCAACGACTCATCCGATCAAGCAAGTACGCCGAGGACCCGGCGGTGAAAAATGTCCTGCGCAAAGTGAATGAGAGAATGAACAAACAGCAGGAGCGTATCGGCCAAAGCGAAAAAATAGCTTGGCTGGAAGAGCATTTCGAGGAAATTTTCCGCAACAATTACCCGACGTTCCGCGGATCACAGCTGTCCCAACCCAAGGCCGTCTTTCTCAAAAAGATCGGGTCCAAAAGCGTCTATACCCTGACCTGTGTCGAACGCAGTCAAGGGAGTGCTTCCAAGATTGAACTCAATTACATGTTCGATGCCAGTACGGGAAAATGGTCTGTTTATGGTGGCCAGTAA
- a CDS encoding DUF4388 domain-containing protein — MHTFKAVFEIIHVRNCPLYTQDERFLLTDKAVELPLGRASCLILIRELTGLLFSLLPHAAANFADQRHSVFTCGGCTGLIKFSLTDKPFVGSADGQALPMKKNSEAVISGRIEAIAPAELLQVFHMHQKTGRLILEFEQGSARVTFREGGLLAARFGDLDNQEAIYAMLSQKKGTFHFIPGLPEALMTTRELGDFMMILMEGLRRLDESA, encoded by the coding sequence ATGCATACCTTCAAGGCCGTTTTTGAAATCATCCACGTCAGGAATTGTCCCCTGTACACCCAAGACGAACGTTTTCTCCTGACGGACAAAGCTGTCGAGTTGCCGTTGGGCCGCGCATCGTGCCTCATTCTGATCCGGGAACTGACCGGCCTGCTGTTCTCCCTGCTGCCCCATGCCGCCGCCAATTTTGCCGATCAACGCCATTCGGTCTTCACCTGCGGGGGATGCACCGGTTTGATCAAATTCTCATTGACCGATAAGCCGTTCGTCGGCAGTGCGGACGGTCAGGCCTTGCCGATGAAGAAAAACAGCGAGGCGGTCATCAGCGGCAGAATCGAGGCGATTGCACCTGCGGAGCTCCTCCAAGTTTTTCACATGCACCAGAAAACCGGCCGGCTCATCCTGGAATTCGAACAGGGATCGGCCCGGGTGACCTTCCGTGAAGGCGGACTGCTTGCCGCCCGTTTTGGGGATCTGGACAACCAGGAGGCGATCTATGCCATGCTTTCGCAAAAAAAGGGAACCTTCCACTTCATTCCAGGCCTGCCAGAGGCTTTGATGACCACCCGTGAA